From Nitrospirota bacterium, the proteins below share one genomic window:
- a CDS encoding proline dehydrogenase family protein, whose translation MTGFDPELEPAVRRIGQALAERSAGLAPTLFDSRWWSSTLLAWCMKDEAFKVQLFRFIDLLPSLRTDEQVARLAEEYFGGLKTAANPLQMGLRALSATRLGSRLSARTLRQQITQMARTFIAGASVEEAVPVLARLWREGRGFTVDLLGEATVSEKEADQYRDRCLEALATLGKAALDWPSAPDLERDRLGPVPRVHLSVKLSALYSQLDPVDPEGGYRAVSARLRPILDLAQSLPAAVTFDMEQAELKDLTLLIFTRLLSEEPYRRYQFGGIALQAYLRESAGDLETLLRWVRQRGVPIAVRLVKGAYWDSEMVRYQQRGWPVPVFRTKVETDANYETMSRTLIAHAELVRPAFGTHNLRSLAHAEAAAQTAGLPSSAYEFQMIFGMAEPLQAAVVESRRRLRLYAPVGQLIPGMAYLVRRLLENTSNESFLRKEYAESEPLDRLLAPPEAPVARGGPDRDGREGQASGTKPLDAPFVNEPHTDFSRAGARERMAEAIALVRMQLGRTIQPAGSEGSSPTGPDLVSLNPSRPHEVIGRVRSLSPADLDPAVKRALTSFPDWSGTAPARRAELLLAAAAAMRRRRFELAVWEIFETGKPWHEADADVAEAIDFLEFYARDMVRLRQPRRLGHEPGELNHLTFAPRGLAAVIAPWNFPLAIPAGLVSASLVTGNVVLFKPSERAPVLGHLLVELFREAGIPEGVLQFLPGGPDLGQALVARPEVQVVAFTGSKDVGLQILARTVQVKPGQRSVPRVIAEMGGKNAIIVDDTADLDEAVLGTLASFTGYQGQKCSACSRAIVLEPVHDQFLQRLADAVASLRIGPPEDPGNRLGPMIDERARDKVRAYIEIGRKEGRLVLEREVPGEGYFIGPAIVAEIQPHHRLAQEEVFGPVLAVMRARDFSEALALANASCYALTGGVYSRSPVNIGRARESFDVGNLYINRPITGALVGRQPFGGHRLSGLGTKAGGEDYLPQFMVARVVSENTLRRGFAPIE comes from the coding sequence ATGACCGGTTTCGACCCAGAACTGGAGCCGGCGGTTCGCCGGATCGGGCAGGCCTTGGCTGAGCGGTCAGCCGGGCTCGCGCCGACCCTCTTCGACTCCCGCTGGTGGTCCAGCACCCTGCTCGCCTGGTGCATGAAGGACGAGGCGTTCAAGGTGCAGCTCTTCCGCTTCATTGATCTGCTCCCGTCGCTCCGCACCGACGAGCAGGTCGCGCGGCTGGCCGAGGAATATTTCGGTGGGTTGAAGACGGCGGCGAACCCTCTTCAGATGGGCCTGCGCGCCCTCTCGGCGACCAGGCTCGGCTCCCGGCTGAGCGCCAGGACCCTCCGTCAACAGATCACCCAGATGGCCCGGACGTTCATCGCCGGCGCGTCCGTCGAAGAAGCGGTTCCGGTGCTCGCGCGCCTCTGGCGGGAGGGCCGGGGCTTCACGGTCGACCTGCTGGGCGAAGCCACGGTGAGCGAGAAGGAAGCCGACCAGTATCGGGACCGGTGCCTGGAGGCGTTGGCCACGCTCGGCAAGGCCGCGCTCGACTGGCCGTCGGCTCCCGATCTGGAGCGGGATCGCCTGGGGCCGGTCCCACGCGTGCACCTTTCCGTCAAGCTGTCGGCCCTGTATTCGCAACTGGATCCCGTCGATCCCGAAGGGGGGTATCGGGCCGTTTCGGCCCGCCTCCGCCCGATCCTGGACCTTGCCCAGTCCCTGCCGGCCGCCGTCACGTTCGACATGGAACAGGCCGAGCTGAAGGACCTGACCCTGTTGATTTTCACCCGCCTGCTCTCCGAGGAGCCTTACCGCCGGTACCAGTTCGGGGGGATCGCCCTGCAGGCCTACCTCCGGGAATCGGCTGGCGATCTGGAAACCTTGCTGCGCTGGGTCCGGCAGCGCGGCGTCCCGATCGCCGTCAGGCTGGTCAAGGGTGCCTATTGGGATTCCGAGATGGTTCGCTACCAGCAGCGTGGCTGGCCGGTGCCCGTCTTCCGGACCAAGGTGGAGACCGACGCCAACTATGAAACCATGAGCCGGACCCTGATCGCGCATGCCGAGTTGGTCCGGCCGGCGTTCGGCACCCACAACTTGCGCAGCCTGGCCCATGCGGAAGCCGCCGCGCAGACCGCCGGCCTCCCCTCCTCCGCCTATGAGTTCCAGATGATCTTCGGCATGGCGGAGCCGCTGCAGGCCGCGGTCGTCGAGAGTCGCCGCCGTCTCCGGCTCTACGCGCCGGTCGGGCAATTGATCCCGGGCATGGCCTACCTGGTGCGCCGTCTGCTGGAAAACACCTCGAACGAATCGTTTCTGCGGAAGGAATACGCCGAATCGGAGCCGCTGGACCGGCTATTGGCTCCCCCGGAGGCTCCGGTCGCACGCGGCGGTCCAGATCGGGACGGCCGCGAGGGGCAGGCTTCGGGTACGAAGCCCCTCGACGCGCCGTTCGTCAACGAGCCCCACACGGACTTTTCACGAGCCGGGGCTCGGGAGCGCATGGCCGAGGCGATTGCCCTGGTCCGGATGCAACTGGGCCGGACCATCCAGCCGGCCGGCTCTGAAGGGTCCTCCCCGACCGGTCCGGATCTGGTCTCCCTGAATCCCAGCCGGCCTCACGAGGTCATCGGACGGGTGCGGAGCCTCTCCCCAGCCGACCTCGATCCGGCGGTCAAGCGGGCCCTGACCAGCTTTCCCGACTGGAGCGGGACGGCGCCGGCCCGCCGGGCCGAGTTGCTGCTCGCCGCGGCGGCCGCCATGCGGCGGCGGCGGTTTGAGTTGGCCGTCTGGGAGATCTTCGAGACGGGAAAACCATGGCATGAAGCCGACGCGGACGTGGCGGAGGCGATTGATTTTCTGGAGTTCTACGCCAGGGACATGGTCCGGCTGAGACAGCCGCGCCGGCTGGGGCACGAGCCGGGAGAGTTGAACCACCTCACGTTTGCGCCCAGGGGCCTGGCCGCCGTGATTGCGCCATGGAACTTCCCCCTCGCCATCCCCGCCGGACTGGTGTCGGCCTCGCTGGTCACCGGGAACGTCGTGCTGTTCAAGCCATCGGAGCGGGCGCCGGTCCTGGGACACCTGCTGGTGGAGCTGTTCAGAGAGGCGGGGATCCCGGAAGGGGTGCTGCAATTTCTGCCCGGCGGACCGGACCTCGGCCAGGCCCTCGTGGCGCGGCCGGAGGTCCAGGTGGTCGCCTTCACCGGCTCCAAGGACGTGGGCCTGCAGATTCTGGCTCGGACGGTTCAGGTCAAACCGGGCCAGCGGTCCGTCCCGCGGGTCATCGCGGAGATGGGAGGAAAGAACGCGATCATCGTGGACGACACGGCGGACCTGGACGAGGCGGTGTTGGGGACGCTCGCGTCTTTCACCGGATACCAGGGCCAGAAGTGCTCGGCTTGCTCCCGGGCCATCGTTCTGGAACCGGTCCACGACCAGTTCCTGCAGCGGCTGGCCGACGCGGTGGCGAGCCTGAGGATCGGGCCTCCGGAGGATCCGGGCAACCGTCTGGGACCCATGATCGACGAGCGGGCCCGCGACAAGGTCCGGGCCTACATCGAGATCGGCCGCAAGGAGGGACGTCTCGTGCTGGAGCGTGAGGTGCCGGGGGAGGGCTATTTCATCGGTCCGGCCATCGTGGCGGAGATCCAGCCCCACCATCGGCTGGCCCAGGAGGAAGTCTTCGGGCCGGTCTTGGCGGTGATGCGGGCCAGGGATTTCAGCGAGGCGCTCGCGCTCGCCAACGCCTCCTGCTATGCGCTGACCGGCGGAGTCTATTCACGGAGCCCGGTCAACATCGGCCGGGCGCGCGAGTCGTTCGACGTGGGCAACCTGTACATCAACCGGCCGATCACCGGGGCCCTCGTCGGCCGACAGCCCTTCGGGGGGCACCGGCTGTCCGGCTTGGGCACGAAGGCCGGCGGGGAAGATTACCTGCCCCAGTTCATGGTGGCGCGCGTGGTCAGCGAGAACACCCTGCGCCGGGGGTTCGCCCCGATCGAGTGA
- a CDS encoding fatty acid desaturase — MAKPVPQKDYPTIALFTIITLATLVGVPVVAATVGFSTLDWIMFAILYIVTGLGITVGYHRLISHRSFECPAWVRACFLIAGGWALENSALRWCSDHIRHHARCDQEEDPYNALKGFWYSHCGWIFYKSPYRDEKYESRLRKDPLIMWQHRYYVPIVLSGLALPFVVGLLYGGWMGGLSCFVLAGVCRTFLVLNSTFCINSICHLWGSQPHSTQDSSRDSWWISLITFGEGYHNYHHTHLRDYRNGPKWYNYDPSKWLIFAMSKVGLAFNLQRSS; from the coding sequence GTGGCAAAACCGGTCCCGCAGAAGGATTACCCTACGATCGCGCTGTTCACCATCATCACGCTGGCGACGCTCGTCGGCGTGCCCGTCGTGGCCGCGACGGTCGGGTTCAGCACGCTGGACTGGATCATGTTTGCGATCCTGTACATCGTCACGGGATTGGGCATCACGGTCGGCTACCATCGCCTCATCTCTCACCGGAGCTTCGAGTGCCCGGCATGGGTCAGGGCCTGCTTCCTGATCGCGGGCGGCTGGGCGTTGGAGAACTCGGCGCTCCGCTGGTGCTCCGATCACATCCGGCACCACGCGCGCTGCGACCAGGAGGAGGACCCCTACAACGCGTTGAAGGGGTTCTGGTACAGTCACTGCGGCTGGATCTTCTACAAGTCCCCCTATCGCGACGAGAAGTACGAGTCGCGTCTGCGCAAGGACCCGCTCATCATGTGGCAGCACCGGTACTACGTGCCGATCGTCCTGTCCGGTCTGGCCCTGCCGTTCGTCGTCGGCCTGCTGTACGGCGGCTGGATGGGCGGGTTGAGCTGCTTCGTGCTCGCCGGAGTCTGCCGGACCTTCCTGGTCCTGAACTCCACCTTCTGCATCAACTCCATCTGCCACCTCTGGGGCTCCCAGCCGCACAGCACCCAGGACAGCAGTCGGGACAGTTGGTGGATCTCGCTGATCACTTTCGGTGAGGGCTACCACAATTACCACCACACCCACCTGCGCGACTATCGGAACGGCCCCAAGTGGTATAACTACGATCCGTCCAAGTGGCTGATTTTCGCCATGTCGAAGGTGGGGCTCGCGTTCAACCTCCAGCGAAGCTCCTAG
- a CDS encoding Mrp/NBP35 family ATP-binding protein: protein MAEVNESSRQGSGQGKSDLIPGVRHVIAISSGKGGVGKSTVAANLAVALRLSGARVGLMDADVYGPNIPMMMGAPKPPEQQDGKIKPAESHGVKLISMGYFVPEETAIVWRGPMIHTAIQQFFRDVLWGELDYLLIDLPPGTGDAQLTISQLIPLTGAVAVTTPQEVALHDVRKGLMMFQKVNVPLLGIIENMSYFVCGHCGHRTEIFSHGGGERAAEKLGIPFLGTIPIDPEIRAGGDAGLPIVVSRPDSPQAKAFAKIAAKLIERITADVEAEGKGASPIDSLLKKLKRPLSAG, encoded by the coding sequence ATGGCCGAGGTGAACGAATCGTCCCGCCAGGGTTCCGGGCAGGGCAAATCGGACCTGATTCCCGGCGTCAGGCACGTGATCGCGATCAGCAGCGGAAAGGGCGGGGTCGGAAAGTCCACCGTCGCCGCGAATCTGGCGGTCGCCCTCCGGCTGTCCGGAGCGAGGGTCGGCTTGATGGATGCGGACGTCTACGGGCCGAACATCCCGATGATGATGGGCGCGCCCAAGCCCCCCGAGCAGCAGGACGGGAAGATCAAGCCGGCCGAAAGCCACGGCGTCAAGCTGATCTCGATGGGCTATTTCGTGCCGGAAGAGACCGCAATCGTCTGGCGCGGGCCGATGATCCACACGGCGATCCAGCAGTTCTTTCGGGACGTGCTGTGGGGCGAGCTCGACTACCTATTGATTGACCTGCCGCCCGGAACCGGCGACGCGCAGTTGACCATCTCCCAACTGATCCCCCTGACCGGAGCCGTGGCCGTGACCACCCCGCAGGAGGTCGCACTGCACGACGTGCGGAAAGGGCTCATGATGTTCCAGAAGGTCAACGTGCCGTTGCTGGGCATCATCGAGAACATGAGCTATTTCGTCTGCGGCCACTGCGGTCACCGGACCGAGATCTTCTCCCACGGGGGAGGGGAACGGGCTGCCGAAAAGCTGGGGATTCCCTTTCTCGGCACGATCCCGATCGATCCGGAAATCAGAGCCGGAGGAGACGCGGGCCTGCCGATCGTCGTCTCCCGCCCGGATTCCCCCCAGGCCAAGGCCTTCGCGAAAATCGCCGCGAAGCTGATCGAAAGGATCACGGCCGACGTCGAAGCCGAGGGCAAGGGCGCCTCACCCATTGACAGCCTGTTGAAAAAGCTCAAGCGCCCCCTTAGCGCCGGGTGA
- a CDS encoding non-heme iron oxygenase ferredoxin subunit, with the protein MGEFVRIAGTGDVSPGSGIVKEVNGQSIAVFNVGGTFYAIDNTCVHRGGPLGEGELDGDTVTCPWHGWAYDVKTGKSLTNPSACVKSYQVKVEGTDVKVLL; encoded by the coding sequence ATGGGTGAATTCGTGAGAATCGCCGGCACCGGAGACGTGTCGCCTGGCTCCGGGATCGTGAAGGAAGTGAACGGCCAGTCCATCGCGGTTTTCAACGTCGGCGGCACCTTCTATGCGATCGACAACACCTGCGTCCACCGCGGAGGCCCGCTGGGGGAAGGAGAACTGGACGGCGACACGGTGACCTGCCCCTGGCACGGATGGGCGTACGACGTGAAAACCGGCAAATCGCTGACCAACCCCTCGGCCTGCGTCAAGTCCTACCAGGTCAAGGTCGAAGGAACGGACGTGAAGGTGCTCCTGTAG
- the lipA gene encoding lipoyl synthase — protein MTFIPTHEIARSGSASPDPGPRRLPSWFKVRLTQGPDYRDIRRIMDSLELHTICEEARCPNIWECWNNRTATFLILGDICTRRCHYCSVTTGRPTELDRSEPLRVAEAVQALGLRHAVITSVNRDELADGGASVFVETIRQIRRLIPTCAVEVLIPDFEGNEAALASVTAARPDILNHNIETVPRLFPSIRPQGRYARSIELLGRAKRRGARTKSGLIVGMGESLDEVREVMGDLRAVNCDILTIGQYLQPTRQHLPVARFYHPDEFARLREEGLALGFSHVESGPLVRSSYHAERQAAGPAG, from the coding sequence ATGACCTTCATCCCGACACACGAGATCGCCCGGAGCGGCTCCGCTTCCCCCGATCCGGGACCCCGCCGGCTTCCCTCCTGGTTCAAAGTCCGGCTCACCCAGGGGCCCGACTATCGGGACATCCGGCGGATCATGGACAGCCTCGAACTCCACACGATCTGCGAGGAAGCCCGCTGCCCGAACATCTGGGAATGCTGGAACAACCGGACCGCGACGTTCTTGATCCTCGGCGACATCTGCACCCGTCGCTGCCACTACTGCTCCGTGACCACCGGCCGGCCGACGGAGCTGGACCGGAGCGAACCCCTGAGGGTCGCGGAGGCCGTCCAGGCACTCGGGCTCCGGCACGCGGTCATCACCTCCGTGAACCGGGACGAATTGGCGGACGGCGGCGCGTCGGTCTTCGTCGAGACGATCAGACAGATCCGGCGGCTGATCCCGACCTGCGCGGTGGAGGTCTTGATCCCGGACTTCGAAGGGAACGAGGCGGCCCTGGCCTCCGTCACGGCGGCACGTCCGGACATCCTCAACCACAACATCGAGACCGTCCCTCGGCTGTTCCCTTCGATCAGGCCGCAAGGCCGGTACGCACGCTCGATCGAGTTGCTCGGCCGCGCGAAGCGGCGAGGGGCTCGGACCAAGTCGGGCCTGATCGTCGGGATGGGCGAATCCCTCGACGAGGTACGAGAGGTCATGGGGGACCTGCGCGCCGTCAATTGCGACATCCTGACGATCGGCCAATATCTCCAGCCCACCAGGCAGCACCTGCCGGTGGCCCGCTTCTACCATCCGGACGAATTTGCCCGCCTCAGGGAAGAAGGACTCGCGCTGGGCTTCAGCCACGTGGAGTCGGGGCCGCTGGTGCGGAGCTCCTACCACGCCGAACGGCAGGCCGCCGGGCCAGCCGGTTGA
- a CDS encoding glutamate mutase L has product MDSSPDVGQKPPDPPLSVIIATDCGSTTTKAILIEKVGQEYRQTHRGEAPTTVEAPFEDVTRGVLNAFAEVEELSGRKILEGERIITPAREEDGKKVGVDIYVSTSSAGGGLQMMVAGVVQNISVESAQRCALGAGAIVMDVLAANDGRLPHEKIERIRTLRPDMILLSGGTDGGTVTHVIEMAEYIAAAEPRPRLGMSYRLPLIYAGNKDARDRVQEVLGEKTALVVTENLRPVPERENLAPARTKIHDLFLEHVMAQAPGYKKLIGWAGAPIMPTPAAVGLIMQAIAKRDGLNLIGVDIGGATTDVFSVFDGLFNRTVSANLGLSYSVSNVLAEAGLANIMRWVPFTIEEQVLRNRIKNKMIRPTTIPQTLDELQIEQAIAREALRLALIHHKSLATGLKGVQQERTISDIFEQQATGRTLIDMLKLDLIVGSGGILSHAPRRVQAMLMMVDAYEPLGFTVMSVDSIFMMPHLGVLSTVSERAATDVFERDCMVYLGTCVAPIGQGKEGDRCADYTITFQGGRPSETGTLTFGDLKLITLGLEERATVELKPAKQVDLGQGKGQPATREVRGGVVGLLLDGRGRPLQLPADPQARVRALTRWHEAVNLYPA; this is encoded by the coding sequence ATGGACTCGTCCCCGGACGTCGGACAGAAGCCGCCAGACCCTCCCCTTTCGGTGATCATCGCCACGGACTGCGGGAGCACGACGACCAAGGCCATCCTGATCGAGAAGGTCGGGCAGGAGTACCGGCAGACCCACCGGGGCGAAGCGCCGACCACCGTGGAAGCTCCCTTCGAGGACGTCACGCGCGGGGTGCTGAACGCGTTCGCGGAGGTGGAAGAGCTGTCCGGCCGCAAAATCCTAGAGGGGGAGCGGATCATCACGCCGGCACGGGAGGAAGACGGGAAGAAGGTCGGCGTGGACATCTACGTGTCCACGAGCAGCGCGGGCGGCGGGCTGCAGATGATGGTGGCCGGCGTCGTCCAAAACATCAGCGTCGAAAGCGCGCAGCGGTGCGCGCTGGGCGCCGGCGCGATCGTCATGGACGTGCTCGCCGCCAACGACGGCCGGCTGCCCCACGAGAAAATCGAGCGCATCCGGACCCTGCGCCCGGACATGATCCTGCTGTCGGGCGGGACCGACGGCGGCACCGTCACGCACGTGATCGAGATGGCCGAGTACATCGCCGCCGCCGAGCCCCGCCCCCGCCTGGGCATGAGCTACCGGCTTCCCCTGATTTATGCCGGCAACAAGGACGCGCGCGACCGGGTGCAGGAGGTCCTGGGGGAAAAAACCGCGCTGGTCGTCACGGAGAACCTGCGCCCCGTCCCGGAGCGGGAAAACCTGGCGCCGGCGAGGACCAAGATCCACGACCTGTTCCTGGAGCACGTCATGGCCCAGGCGCCGGGGTACAAGAAGCTGATCGGCTGGGCCGGCGCGCCGATCATGCCGACCCCCGCGGCCGTGGGACTCATCATGCAGGCCATCGCGAAGCGCGACGGCCTGAACCTGATCGGCGTGGACATCGGCGGGGCCACCACCGATGTCTTCTCCGTGTTCGACGGCCTGTTCAACCGCACCGTCAGCGCCAACCTGGGGCTGTCCTACAGCGTCTCGAACGTGCTGGCGGAAGCCGGCCTCGCGAACATCATGCGCTGGGTGCCCTTCACGATCGAGGAGCAGGTCCTGCGCAACCGGATCAAGAACAAGATGATCCGTCCCACGACCATCCCCCAGACGCTGGACGAGCTCCAGATCGAGCAGGCGATCGCGCGGGAAGCCCTGCGTCTGGCCCTGATCCACCACAAGTCGCTGGCGACCGGCCTCAAGGGCGTGCAGCAGGAGCGGACGATCTCGGACATCTTCGAGCAGCAGGCCACAGGCCGCACGCTGATCGACATGCTCAAGCTGGACCTCATCGTGGGCAGCGGCGGCATCCTCTCCCACGCTCCGAGACGGGTCCAGGCCATGCTCATGATGGTGGACGCCTACGAGCCGCTGGGCTTCACCGTGATGTCCGTGGACAGCATCTTCATGATGCCGCACCTGGGCGTCCTGTCCACGGTCAGCGAGCGGGCCGCCACCGACGTGTTCGAGCGGGACTGCATGGTGTACCTCGGCACCTGCGTCGCGCCGATCGGGCAGGGGAAGGAGGGGGACCGGTGCGCGGACTATACGATCACCTTCCAGGGTGGCCGCCCGTCGGAAACAGGCACGTTGACCTTCGGCGACTTGAAGCTTATCACCCTCGGATTGGAGGAGCGGGCCACGGTCGAGCTGAAGCCGGCCAAGCAGGTGGACCTGGGGCAGGGGAAGGGCCAGCCGGCGACCAGAGAGGTCCGGGGCGGGGTCGTGGGGCTCCTGCTGGACGGGCGGGGACGTCCGCTCCAACTGCCGGCCGACCCGCAGGCCCGCGTGAGAGCCCTGACCCGCTGGCACGAAGCGGTGAATCTCTATCCAGCGTGA
- a CDS encoding DUF6754 domain-containing protein, which translates to MEPATLRILAKRTSAWTGLLFLLASLAGPAWAQPGPPQPSRVRLLDTPSDGGGSLTVVWAPSEGEDATLRYEIRVAEGGGSMEAAPAKVVAEFPANSHYVRDLKGPWWTRPARPDFHLYQIRSGKGLTLEDGTVYAVTVTAVRDEERASTTVQASPEPNWFNWNQSNNLLLALLFGAVVLASIRSAKRKEIFLRRIPGLDAVDEAIGRATELGKPILYLTGAGDMSEPSTLAAAVILGRVAKRVASYETDLLVPHRDPVVMAVCQEITKQAYLEAGKPDVFKEDSNFFITTDQFSYTAAVDGIMLRRKPAANFFMGSYFAESLLLTETGASTGAIQIAGTDSDHQLPFFVTTCDYTLIGEELYAASAYLSREPIQVGTLRGQDIGKAFLLGVLVLGTVAATVGVLTGSDVSLYLLDLFKDSK; encoded by the coding sequence ATGGAACCGGCGACCCTGCGAATCTTGGCGAAACGGACTTCCGCCTGGACCGGCCTTCTGTTTCTGTTGGCGAGTCTGGCCGGGCCGGCCTGGGCCCAGCCGGGCCCGCCCCAGCCGAGCCGGGTCCGCCTCCTCGACACGCCCAGCGACGGGGGAGGGAGCCTCACGGTGGTCTGGGCGCCAAGCGAAGGAGAGGACGCGACGCTCCGGTACGAGATCCGGGTCGCCGAGGGAGGCGGCTCCATGGAGGCGGCCCCCGCCAAGGTCGTCGCGGAATTTCCGGCCAACTCCCACTATGTCCGCGATCTCAAGGGGCCCTGGTGGACGAGACCGGCCAGACCGGACTTCCACCTCTACCAGATCAGGTCCGGGAAGGGGCTGACCCTCGAAGACGGGACCGTCTACGCGGTCACGGTGACCGCCGTCAGAGACGAGGAGCGGGCGTCAACTACGGTCCAGGCCTCGCCCGAACCCAACTGGTTCAACTGGAACCAGTCGAACAACCTCCTCCTGGCCCTCCTGTTCGGCGCGGTGGTCCTGGCCTCGATCCGGTCGGCCAAGCGGAAGGAGATCTTTCTGCGCCGCATCCCGGGCCTGGACGCGGTGGACGAAGCGATCGGGCGGGCGACCGAGCTGGGGAAGCCCATCCTCTACCTCACGGGGGCGGGCGACATGAGCGAGCCCTCCACGCTGGCGGCCGCCGTGATCCTGGGTCGGGTCGCCAAGCGGGTCGCGTCCTACGAGACCGACCTGCTCGTGCCCCACCGCGATCCGGTCGTGATGGCCGTCTGCCAGGAGATCACCAAACAGGCTTACCTGGAGGCGGGCAAGCCGGACGTGTTCAAGGAGGACTCCAACTTCTTCATCACCACGGACCAGTTCAGCTACACGGCCGCGGTGGACGGGATCATGCTCCGGCGCAAGCCGGCCGCGAATTTCTTCATGGGGTCCTATTTCGCCGAGTCCCTGCTCCTGACCGAGACCGGCGCCAGCACCGGCGCGATCCAGATCGCCGGCACCGACTCCGACCACCAGCTCCCGTTTTTCGTCACCACCTGCGACTACACCCTGATCGGCGAGGAGCTCTACGCGGCCAGCGCGTACCTGTCGCGCGAACCGATCCAAGTGGGCACGCTGCGCGGTCAGGACATCGGCAAGGCCTTCCTGCTCGGCGTCCTGGTCCTGGGCACGGTCGCGGCGACGGTCGGGGTGCTGACCGGGAGCGACGTCTCCCTGTACCTGTTGGACCTGTTCAAGGACTCGAAATGA